A genomic region of Chlorobaculum parvum NCIB 8327 contains the following coding sequences:
- a CDS encoding N-acetylneuraminate synthase family protein translates to MAEVKMGNRMVGDGHRVYVIAEIGINHNGSLEVAKKLIDGAAQAGCDAVKFQKRTPELCVPMDQRQIERDTPWGRMTYMDYRYKVEFGFDEYSEIDEYCREKGIAWFASCWDEEAVDFMEQFNPPCYKAASASLTDLTLLKKTRATGRPLMISTGMSTMEEVDAAVTELGRENLLIAHTNSTYPCPVEELNLRMIHTLQQRYPDNPIGYSGHEVGLATTWAAVALGATFIERHVTLDRAMWGSDQAASVEISGMARLVANIRDIEKALGDGVKRVYEGEAAARKKLRRV, encoded by the coding sequence ATGGCTGAAGTGAAAATGGGAAATCGGATGGTCGGCGACGGCCATCGGGTTTACGTTATTGCAGAGATTGGCATCAACCATAACGGTTCGCTCGAAGTGGCCAAAAAGCTGATCGATGGCGCCGCCCAGGCCGGTTGCGATGCGGTCAAGTTCCAGAAACGGACGCCGGAGCTGTGCGTTCCGATGGATCAGCGGCAGATCGAGCGCGATACTCCGTGGGGGCGCATGACCTACATGGATTATCGTTACAAGGTGGAGTTCGGTTTCGACGAGTATTCGGAAATCGACGAATACTGCCGTGAGAAAGGGATTGCCTGGTTCGCTTCGTGCTGGGACGAAGAGGCGGTCGATTTCATGGAGCAGTTCAACCCGCCGTGCTACAAGGCGGCTTCGGCATCGCTGACCGACCTGACGTTGCTTAAGAAGACTAGGGCGACTGGTCGTCCGCTGATGATTTCGACCGGCATGTCAACCATGGAGGAGGTCGATGCGGCGGTTACAGAGCTGGGCAGGGAGAACCTGCTGATCGCGCACACCAACTCGACCTACCCCTGCCCGGTCGAGGAGCTGAACCTTCGCATGATCCACACGCTTCAGCAGCGCTATCCCGACAATCCCATCGGCTACTCGGGCCACGAGGTCGGGCTGGCTACGACGTGGGCGGCCGTGGCGCTTGGTGCAACCTTCATCGAGCGCCACGTGACGCTCGACCGCGCCATGTGGGGCTCCGATCAGGCGGCGTCTGTGGAAATTTCCGGTATGGCGCGCCTGGTTGCCAACATCCGCGACATCGAAAAAGCGCTCGGCGACGGCGTCAAGCGTGTCTACGAGGGCGAGGCGGCAGCACGCAAAAAGCTGCGCCGCGTTTGA
- a CDS encoding inorganic diphosphatase — MNFNPWHHVEIGEECPNVVNAIIEIAKDSKTKYELDKKTGMLKLDRVLFSSVLYPENYGFIPKTLGEDHDPLDIVVVSQCSIVPMCMVKARVIGVMRMIDHGEGDDKIIAVAEDDMSVSGINDIGDLGKHFKMELQHFFEEYKALENKTVLVENFQDAATAKRILLESIDRYSKTFV; from the coding sequence ATGAATTTTAACCCGTGGCACCACGTCGAAATCGGTGAAGAGTGTCCGAATGTCGTTAATGCGATCATCGAAATTGCCAAAGACAGCAAAACCAAGTACGAGCTGGACAAAAAGACCGGCATGCTGAAGCTCGACCGCGTGTTGTTCTCCTCCGTTCTTTATCCCGAAAATTATGGCTTTATCCCCAAAACCCTCGGTGAAGACCATGATCCGCTCGACATCGTCGTTGTTTCGCAGTGCTCCATTGTGCCGATGTGCATGGTGAAGGCCAGAGTGATCGGCGTGATGCGCATGATCGACCATGGCGAGGGCGACGACAAGATCATCGCGGTGGCTGAAGACGATATGAGCGTCAGCGGCATCAACGATATTGGTGATCTCGGCAAGCACTTCAAGATGGAGCTTCAGCACTTCTTCGAAGAGTACAAGGCGCTCGAAAACAAAACTGTTCTGGTCGAGAATTTCCAGGACGCTGCAACCGCAAAGCGGATTCTGCTCGAATCGATCGATAGATACAGCAAGACCTTCGTCTGA
- a CDS encoding peptide chain release factor 3: MELAKEIARRRTFAIISHPDAGKTTLTEKLLLFGGAIHTAGAVKSNKIRKSATSDFMEIEKQRGISVATSVMGFEYRGKRINILDTPGHKDFAEDTYRTLTAVDSVILVVDSMKGVEEQTERLMEVCRMRHTPVIIFINKLDREGRDPFELLDELEEKLDIQTCPMTWPISQGQNFKGVYNLFDKSLNLFEATSTKIGQKLTDIEGINDPKLADWVGTANAAKLREDVELIDGVYEPFDLELYREGMLAPVFFGSAVNNFGVHELLDTFISVAPCPHEREATERMVNASEPALSGFVFKIHANLDPNHRDRTAFFKICSGRFERNKFYQHTRLGKKLRFSNPTQFMAQEKSVIDEAWAGDVIGLYDNGSLKIGDTLTEGEALHFRGIPSFSPEIFKVLENRDPLKTKQLEKGIRQLTDEGVAQLFVQYGTRKIVGTVGELQFDVIQFRLEHEYGAQCSFMPLRFHKAFWITSDNQEQLDEFMRRRANVIALDKEEHPVFFAETEWMLKIAKEDFPEIEFHSTSEFKTEGEDA; encoded by the coding sequence ATGGAGTTAGCAAAGGAGATCGCTCGGCGGCGGACGTTCGCTATTATCAGCCACCCGGATGCGGGTAAGACCACCCTCACCGAAAAGCTGCTGCTGTTCGGCGGCGCGATCCATACGGCGGGCGCAGTGAAGAGCAACAAGATCCGCAAATCGGCGACCAGCGACTTCATGGAGATCGAAAAGCAGCGCGGCATTTCGGTGGCGACTTCGGTGATGGGCTTCGAGTATCGCGGCAAGCGCATCAACATTCTCGATACGCCGGGCCACAAGGACTTCGCCGAAGACACGTATCGCACGCTGACGGCTGTCGATAGTGTCATCCTCGTCGTCGATAGTATGAAGGGCGTCGAGGAACAGACCGAGCGGCTGATGGAGGTGTGCCGGATGCGCCACACACCGGTGATTATTTTCATCAACAAGCTCGACCGCGAGGGGCGCGACCCGTTCGAGCTGCTCGACGAGCTGGAGGAGAAGCTCGACATCCAGACCTGCCCGATGACCTGGCCGATCAGTCAGGGGCAGAACTTCAAGGGCGTCTACAACCTGTTTGACAAATCGCTGAACCTGTTCGAGGCCACCTCCACGAAAATCGGCCAGAAGCTCACCGACATCGAGGGCATCAACGATCCGAAACTTGCCGACTGGGTCGGGACAGCCAACGCCGCGAAACTTCGCGAAGACGTGGAGCTGATCGATGGCGTCTACGAGCCGTTCGACCTGGAGCTGTATCGCGAAGGGATGCTCGCGCCGGTCTTTTTTGGCAGCGCGGTCAACAACTTCGGCGTCCACGAACTGCTCGACACCTTCATCAGCGTCGCCCCCTGCCCGCACGAGCGCGAGGCGACCGAGCGCATGGTGAACGCCTCCGAACCGGCGCTGAGTGGCTTTGTCTTCAAGATTCACGCCAACCTCGACCCGAACCACCGCGACCGCACGGCCTTCTTCAAAATCTGCTCCGGACGGTTCGAGCGCAACAAGTTCTACCAGCACACGCGGCTCGGCAAGAAGCTGCGCTTCTCCAACCCGACGCAGTTCATGGCGCAGGAAAAAAGCGTCATCGACGAAGCGTGGGCGGGCGACGTGATCGGCCTGTACGACAACGGTTCGCTCAAGATCGGCGACACGCTCACCGAGGGCGAAGCGCTGCATTTCCGGGGCATTCCGAGCTTTTCGCCGGAGATTTTCAAGGTGCTCGAAAACCGCGACCCGCTCAAGACCAAGCAGCTCGAAAAGGGCATCCGCCAGCTCACCGACGAGGGTGTGGCACAGCTCTTCGTGCAATACGGCACGCGCAAGATCGTCGGTACGGTCGGCGAACTCCAGTTCGACGTCATCCAGTTCCGGCTCGAACACGAATACGGCGCGCAGTGCTCCTTCATGCCCCTGCGCTTCCACAAAGCCTTCTGGATCACCAGCGACAACCAGGAGCAGCTCGACGAATTCATGCGCCGCCGCGCCAACGTCATCGCCCTCGACAAGGAGGAACACCCGGTCTTCTTCGCCGAAACCGAATGGATGCTCAAAATCGCCAAAGAGGATTTCCCAGAGATTGAGTTCCACTCGACCTCGGAATTCAAAACCGAAGGCGAAGACGCCTGA
- a CDS encoding VIT1/CCC1 transporter family protein, translating into MNTLNEQQTRLILGFQKNEITEHHIYKNLAKRIEGVKNRRIFAQISDDELRHYNIWKKYTQQDVAPSKFKIWFYSLISLLFGFTFAVKLMEGGEKAAQHAYEKMSDLGDEISNVIKDEEEHEQALLTLLDEERLQYTGSIVLGLNDALVELTGALAGLTFALQDTSLVALTGLITGFAAALSMASSEYLSTKAEPGAKNPVKASIYTGVAYILAVAVLIIPYFVLSNIYLSLAFAFAGALLIVALFNFYVSVAKGVPFRSRFLEMAGLIVVVSGISFLAGLAMRFFFGIEV; encoded by the coding sequence GTGAATACACTCAACGAACAGCAAACGCGGCTGATTCTCGGCTTTCAGAAAAACGAGATCACCGAGCACCATATCTACAAGAACCTCGCCAAGCGCATCGAAGGGGTGAAGAACCGCCGGATTTTTGCGCAGATTTCCGATGATGAGCTTCGCCACTACAATATCTGGAAAAAGTACACCCAGCAGGATGTGGCGCCGAGCAAGTTCAAAATCTGGTTCTACTCGCTGATCAGCTTGCTGTTCGGCTTCACGTTTGCCGTCAAGCTGATGGAGGGTGGGGAAAAGGCTGCACAGCACGCCTATGAAAAAATGTCCGATCTTGGCGATGAGATCAGCAACGTCATCAAGGACGAGGAGGAGCACGAACAGGCGCTGCTTACGCTGCTCGATGAGGAGCGGCTCCAGTACACGGGCTCGATCGTGCTTGGCCTGAACGACGCCCTTGTGGAGCTGACCGGCGCGTTGGCAGGCCTGACCTTCGCCTTGCAGGATACCAGCCTGGTGGCCTTGACAGGGCTGATCACCGGTTTTGCAGCCGCGCTTTCGATGGCTTCGTCGGAGTACCTCTCCACGAAGGCCGAACCCGGCGCGAAGAATCCGGTCAAGGCCTCAATTTATACCGGCGTGGCCTACATTCTGGCCGTGGCCGTACTGATCATTCCCTATTTCGTGCTGTCGAATATTTACCTTAGCCTCGCCTTTGCATTTGCGGGTGCTTTGCTCATCGTGGCGCTGTTCAACTTCTACGTTTCGGTTGCCAAAGGGGTGCCGTTCAGGAGCCGTTTTCTTGAAATGGCCGGGCTGATCGTGGTGGTTTCGGGTATCAGCTTTTTGGCTGGCTTGGCTATGCGGTTCTTTTTCGGGATCGAGGTATAG
- a CDS encoding GNAT family N-acetyltransferase, translating into MMLPIDVTIRKAASDDYQGILDVMRPWNMHHVPSPEMPEIDMNCFFVAVRGKEIVGASGYAIQSDGTAKTTLLGVLPAFNGTGIGKELQLARMREIHTLGVRSLVTNADRPEVIAWYQRNFGYRPIGYVKKVMSFGDPDLDQWTTLQTDLYEFFDDQPSRETHRQAYIEANDPPPLGPYQPLVINVCLTGMIPQKEFTAYVPVHPEEIITQAVEAHDLGASIVHLHARNHDGTPTSNPAVFEQIISGIRRERPDLICCATTSGRGGLSFEERAAVLHLEGNAKPDMASLTLSSLNFNTGPSVNGPSTIERLAQTMKEQGIKPELEIFDAGMINFARYLERHRIIGGTKYFNILLGGISSAPATIHSLSYLVQSLPGNSIWSAAGLGGFQLPMNTISMAAGGHVRVGLEDNVYFDAARTRLATNADLVRRVVRAAKLLERPIASVQETRRLLGLGTTISQHKMKY; encoded by the coding sequence ATGATGTTGCCTATAGATGTTACTATTCGTAAAGCTGCTTCGGATGATTACCAGGGGATTCTCGATGTGATGCGTCCCTGGAATATGCATCATGTTCCTTCCCCGGAAATGCCCGAGATTGACATGAACTGTTTTTTCGTCGCTGTGCGTGGGAAAGAAATCGTAGGTGCGTCGGGTTACGCGATTCAAAGTGACGGGACAGCAAAAACTACTCTCCTTGGAGTACTTCCTGCGTTTAATGGCACCGGAATTGGCAAGGAACTGCAACTGGCGCGTATGCGTGAGATTCACACCCTAGGAGTCAGGAGCCTCGTGACGAATGCCGACCGACCGGAAGTAATTGCCTGGTATCAGCGCAATTTCGGGTATCGTCCCATCGGGTACGTCAAGAAGGTCATGAGTTTTGGTGATCCGGACTTGGACCAGTGGACGACTCTACAGACGGATCTGTATGAATTTTTCGACGATCAACCCAGCAGGGAAACTCATCGTCAGGCATACATCGAGGCTAATGATCCGCCTCCATTAGGGCCATATCAGCCGCTTGTAATCAATGTTTGTCTGACAGGGATGATCCCGCAAAAGGAGTTTACGGCTTACGTTCCTGTTCATCCCGAGGAGATTATCACGCAAGCCGTCGAGGCCCACGATCTCGGCGCCTCTATTGTTCATTTACACGCTCGAAACCATGATGGAACGCCTACTTCCAACCCTGCCGTATTCGAGCAGATCATTTCCGGAATTCGGCGTGAGCGTCCTGACCTCATCTGTTGTGCAACAACGTCAGGGCGTGGGGGGCTCTCATTCGAGGAGCGAGCAGCCGTGCTCCATCTGGAAGGCAATGCCAAGCCTGACATGGCGAGCCTGACACTGAGCTCACTGAACTTCAATACAGGGCCTAGTGTCAACGGCCCATCGACCATTGAACGCTTGGCTCAGACCATGAAAGAGCAAGGTATCAAACCGGAGCTTGAAATTTTCGATGCTGGTATGATCAATTTCGCTCGATACCTTGAGCGTCATCGAATTATCGGTGGCACCAAATACTTCAATATCCTGCTTGGCGGTATCAGTTCGGCGCCAGCGACGATTCACAGTCTCTCTTATCTCGTGCAGAGTCTTCCGGGCAATTCCATATGGTCGGCAGCAGGACTTGGAGGGTTTCAGTTGCCCATGAATACCATCTCGATGGCTGCAGGCGGTCACGTTCGCGTGGGGCTTGAGGACAACGTGTATTTTGATGCAGCTCGAACTAGGCTGGCCACCAACGCCGACCTGGTACGGCGTGTCGTACGTGCTGCAAAACTTCTTGAGAGGCCTATCGCTTCTGTTCAAGAGACGCGACGATTACTTGGTCTGGGTACTACAATTAGCCAACATAAAATGAAGTACTAA
- a CDS encoding KdsC family phosphatase, which translates to MIELSPQELKSRASRIRLVLSDNDGVFTDNGVYYSERGEEFKRFSIRDGMGVERLRAHGIETGIMTGEVSPSLVKRAEKLHITSLYLGVKDKLARLEDVLRDTGLDVSEIAYIGDDVNDLGIMNAIAPFGLVACPGDGMHLVEPSVHYRCTVFGGRGAFREYAELLISLRAS; encoded by the coding sequence ATGATAGAACTCTCCCCGCAGGAACTGAAGTCGAGGGCTTCACGCATCAGACTTGTCCTTTCGGACAATGACGGGGTTTTTACCGATAACGGCGTGTATTACTCGGAGAGAGGCGAGGAGTTCAAGCGCTTTTCCATTCGTGACGGCATGGGTGTCGAGCGCCTTCGTGCTCATGGCATTGAAACCGGCATTATGACGGGCGAGGTCTCTCCAAGTCTGGTCAAACGGGCCGAGAAGCTTCATATCACGAGCCTTTATCTTGGCGTCAAGGACAAATTGGCCCGACTGGAGGACGTGCTTCGTGATACCGGCCTTGACGTTTCCGAAATTGCCTATATCGGCGATGATGTCAACGATCTCGGTATCATGAACGCTATCGCACCATTTGGCCTGGTGGCCTGCCCCGGTGACGGGATGCATCTGGTGGAGCCGAGCGTTCACTATCGATGCACCGTTTTCGGCGGGCGTGGCGCGTTCCGGGAGTATGCCGAATTACTCATTTCCCTGCGAGCTTCATAA
- the htpG gene encoding molecular chaperone HtpG yields MSEHTSSAKQFEYKAEMKQLLDLIVHSLYTHPEIFLRELISNASDALGKARFRMLSSDEGIDKSGDLKITITVDKESGNFVIEDTGIGMSEEELIANLGTVAKSGTLGFMESLKAQQKEGQPLDANLIGQFGVGFYSVFMVTDEVTVETKSAEAGSQGWRWVSSGQGTYTIEPIEREARGTKISFTLKEEFKEFAEEYRVEQIIKKYSNFVEYPIMLGSRQINSMTALWQRPKSELKEEEVNEFYKFISNDYKEPLDYLHVSVEGVVSFKALLFIPSEAPMELLYQQGALEKRGPQLYVKKVLIQHECRDLLPEYLRFVSGVVDTEDLSLNVSRELVQSSPVMAKIRQILTSKLLGWFDTLAKEQPEKFRTFYKAFGTILKIGLNTDFTNRDKLIELLRFETTKTGEGEYVTLKQYVGRMAEGQEEIYYHSGNSRAQMLAHPNLEYFRKKDIEVLLLSDPVDVFVIPSLFEYEKKPLKSIEKAEIDASTIEPEAEKLGAEGTVGVISLFKEVLGERVADVVESKRLVSSPVTLVSAKDAMDSQMEKVMKMMQQDADMPGAKKVLEVNTAHPIIRNLAGKQAVGMSSDPIVRAAVMQLFDSAMLLEGDLESVSDYVSRMNELVEAATRA; encoded by the coding sequence ATGAGTGAACATACTTCCTCGGCAAAGCAATTTGAATACAAGGCCGAAATGAAACAGCTTCTGGACCTGATCGTCCATTCGCTGTACACCCACCCTGAAATTTTTCTCCGCGAGCTGATCTCCAACGCCTCCGATGCGCTCGGCAAGGCGCGTTTCCGGATGCTTTCGTCCGACGAGGGCATTGACAAGTCGGGTGACCTGAAGATCACGATCACCGTCGATAAAGAGTCCGGCAACTTCGTGATCGAGGACACCGGCATCGGCATGAGCGAGGAGGAGTTGATTGCCAACCTCGGCACGGTGGCCAAATCGGGTACGCTCGGCTTCATGGAGTCGCTCAAGGCGCAGCAGAAAGAGGGGCAGCCGCTCGACGCAAACCTCATCGGCCAGTTCGGCGTCGGCTTCTACTCGGTTTTCATGGTGACCGACGAGGTGACCGTCGAGACCAAAAGCGCCGAGGCCGGTTCGCAGGGGTGGCGCTGGGTTTCGTCCGGTCAGGGCACCTACACCATCGAGCCGATCGAGCGCGAGGCTCGCGGTACGAAAATTTCGTTCACCCTCAAGGAGGAGTTCAAGGAGTTTGCCGAGGAGTATCGCGTCGAGCAGATCATCAAGAAGTACTCCAACTTTGTGGAATATCCGATCATGCTCGGCAGCCGCCAGATCAACAGCATGACCGCCCTCTGGCAGCGCCCGAAGAGCGAGCTGAAAGAGGAGGAGGTCAACGAGTTCTACAAGTTCATCTCCAACGACTACAAGGAGCCGCTCGACTACCTGCACGTGTCGGTCGAGGGCGTGGTAAGCTTCAAGGCGCTGCTTTTCATTCCTTCCGAAGCGCCGATGGAGCTGCTCTATCAGCAGGGTGCACTTGAAAAACGCGGCCCGCAGCTCTACGTCAAAAAGGTCCTGATCCAGCACGAGTGCCGCGATCTTCTGCCGGAATATCTCCGTTTCGTGAGTGGCGTGGTCGATACCGAAGACCTGTCGCTGAACGTTTCGCGGGAGCTGGTGCAGTCGAGCCCGGTGATGGCGAAGATTCGCCAGATTCTTACCAGCAAGCTGCTCGGCTGGTTCGACACGCTCGCCAAGGAGCAGCCGGAAAAATTCCGCACCTTCTACAAGGCGTTCGGCACCATCCTGAAAATCGGTCTCAACACCGATTTTACGAATCGTGACAAGCTCATCGAGCTGCTGCGCTTCGAGACCACCAAGACTGGCGAGGGCGAATACGTCACGCTCAAGCAGTATGTGGGGCGCATGGCCGAGGGGCAGGAGGAGATCTACTACCACTCCGGCAACAGCCGCGCCCAGATGCTGGCGCACCCGAACCTCGAGTACTTCCGCAAGAAGGACATCGAGGTGCTCTTGCTCTCCGACCCGGTCGATGTGTTCGTGATTCCCTCACTCTTCGAGTATGAGAAGAAGCCGCTCAAGTCGATCGAGAAAGCCGAGATCGATGCCAGCACCATCGAGCCCGAGGCCGAAAAGCTCGGCGCGGAGGGAACCGTCGGCGTGATTTCGCTTTTCAAAGAGGTGCTCGGTGAGCGCGTGGCCGACGTCGTAGAGTCCAAACGCCTCGTCAGCTCGCCCGTGACGCTGGTGAGCGCCAAGGACGCGATGGACAGTCAGATGGAGAAGGTGATGAAGATGATGCAGCAGGATGCCGACATGCCTGGCGCCAAGAAGGTGCTCGAAGTCAACACCGCGCACCCGATCATCAGGAACCTCGCCGGCAAGCAGGCGGTCGGTATGTCATCCGATCCGATCGTGCGTGCTGCTGTCATGCAGCTTTTCGACAGCGCCATGCTGCTTGAGGGTGATCTCGAGTCGGTTTCTGATTATGTGTCGCGCATGAACGAACTGGTCGAGGCGGCTACCAGAGCCTGA
- a CDS encoding heavy metal translocating P-type ATPase, producing MTKRTYSVKGMHCASCVAIITKKLSALDGIAKADVNLATETARIEFTGKPLGIKVMNELLGKYGFSLVEETPPKSAAQEIPTDRHASKKQEKLDELLHQKRQVQVALPLALLFFAVMMWHTVAALVPSIPQFPIDMETWHSITLLVAAWVVFRIGEPFLKGVGTFARTGTASMDTLVGMGALVAWSYSAFSILFPTLRDRLGLPHESFADAAIVVIGFVLFGKYLEARSKLKTGEAIEKLVGLQAKSAIVYDNGKETEVPVETVVEGTMLVVKPGGRVPVDGVIFSGSSSIDESMITGEPVPVDKHEGDTVIGGTINKQGAFTFTATGVGTETMLARIISMVEDAQGSKAPVQNLADKVAAVFVPTVLVVSVLVFLLWLGIGTPALGFKSALSYGIMAIVGILVIACPCALGLATPTAIIVGTGLGAKHGILVRNAENLQTLSKIDTVVFDKTGTITRGEPSVTSIEPFDKNDKTDELLALAAGIEKHSEHPLAQAIVTAAKERNIEPLKVSDFKALEGVGVDAKLGDDPVRVRKPEGNESARPEIERLQQEGKTVVIIEQNGKTLGLIALSDTLKPEAKETVAELQRMGKRVVMLTGDNRHAAEFIARQAGIDEVVAEVLPGDKADAIKKLQAEGRTVAMTGDGINDAPALTQADVGIALASGTDIAIESAGITLLGGDIGKVTQAITLSKKTMRVIRQNLFWAFIYNVIGIPIAAGALFPFYGIFLNPAFSGIAMAGSSVSVVTNSLRLRAAKLS from the coding sequence ATGACCAAACGCACCTACTCGGTCAAAGGAATGCACTGCGCGAGTTGCGTGGCGATCATTACCAAAAAGCTCTCGGCGCTCGACGGCATTGCGAAAGCTGATGTCAATCTGGCGACTGAAACGGCGCGCATCGAGTTCACCGGAAAGCCGTTGGGCATCAAGGTGATGAACGAGCTGCTCGGCAAGTACGGCTTTTCACTGGTTGAGGAAACGCCCCCGAAATCCGCCGCGCAGGAGATCCCAACTGACCGACACGCATCGAAAAAGCAGGAGAAGCTCGATGAACTGCTCCACCAGAAGCGTCAGGTGCAGGTCGCGCTGCCGCTGGCGCTGCTCTTTTTCGCGGTGATGATGTGGCACACCGTCGCCGCTCTCGTTCCTTCGATTCCCCAATTCCCCATCGATATGGAGACCTGGCACTCCATCACGCTGCTGGTTGCGGCGTGGGTGGTGTTCCGTATCGGCGAGCCATTTCTCAAGGGTGTCGGCACATTCGCCCGAACAGGAACGGCCAGCATGGACACGCTGGTCGGCATGGGCGCGCTGGTCGCGTGGAGCTACAGCGCTTTTTCAATTCTCTTTCCGACGCTGCGGGACCGGCTTGGCCTGCCGCACGAGAGCTTTGCCGATGCCGCCATCGTGGTGATCGGCTTCGTGCTCTTCGGCAAATACCTCGAAGCCCGCTCGAAGCTCAAAACCGGCGAGGCGATCGAGAAGCTCGTCGGCTTACAGGCAAAATCTGCCATCGTTTATGATAACGGAAAAGAGACCGAAGTGCCGGTCGAAACTGTCGTCGAGGGCACGATGCTCGTCGTCAAGCCGGGTGGCCGGGTGCCGGTCGATGGCGTGATCTTTTCGGGCAGTTCGTCGATCGACGAGTCGATGATCACCGGCGAACCGGTTCCGGTGGACAAGCACGAAGGCGACACGGTGATCGGCGGCACCATCAACAAGCAGGGCGCGTTCACCTTCACGGCCACCGGGGTGGGCACGGAGACGATGCTCGCCCGCATCATTTCGATGGTCGAGGATGCACAGGGGTCGAAAGCGCCGGTGCAGAATTTGGCCGACAAGGTAGCCGCGGTCTTCGTACCAACGGTGCTCGTCGTTTCCGTACTGGTCTTTCTTCTCTGGCTCGGCATCGGCACCCCGGCGCTCGGCTTCAAAAGCGCTCTCTCCTACGGCATCATGGCGATAGTCGGTATTCTGGTAATCGCCTGCCCCTGCGCGCTCGGCCTCGCCACGCCGACGGCGATCATCGTTGGCACCGGCCTCGGCGCGAAGCACGGCATCCTCGTCCGCAACGCCGAGAACCTCCAGACCCTCAGCAAAATTGATACCGTCGTATTCGACAAAACCGGCACCATCACACGAGGCGAGCCGTCAGTCACGTCCATCGAGCCATTTGACAAGAATGACAAGACTGACGAACTGCTCGCGCTGGCGGCAGGCATCGAAAAACACTCGGAACACCCGCTCGCCCAGGCCATTGTCACCGCAGCGAAGGAGCGAAATATCGAGCCGTTGAAGGTTTCGGATTTCAAGGCGCTCGAAGGAGTCGGCGTCGATGCAAAGCTCGGCGACGATCCGGTCAGGGTGCGCAAGCCTGAAGGCAACGAAAGCGCTCGCCCGGAGATCGAACGGCTCCAGCAGGAGGGCAAAACGGTGGTGATCATCGAGCAAAACGGCAAGACGCTCGGCCTCATCGCGCTCTCCGACACGCTGAAGCCCGAGGCCAAAGAGACGGTCGCTGAACTGCAACGGATGGGCAAGCGCGTGGTGATGCTCACCGGCGACAACCGCCACGCAGCAGAGTTCATCGCCCGGCAGGCGGGCATTGACGAGGTCGTCGCCGAAGTGCTGCCCGGCGACAAAGCTGACGCCATCAAAAAGTTACAGGCTGAAGGAAGGACGGTCGCCATGACCGGTGATGGCATCAACGACGCCCCGGCGCTTACGCAGGCTGACGTCGGCATCGCGCTCGCCAGCGGCACCGACATCGCCATCGAATCGGCAGGCATCACGCTGCTCGGCGGTGACATCGGCAAAGTCACGCAAGCCATCACGCTCTCGAAAAAAACGATGCGAGTCATCCGCCAGAACCTCTTCTGGGCCTTCATCTACAACGTCATCGGCATTCCGATCGCCGCCGGAGCGCTCTTCCCATTCTACGGTATCTTCCTGAACCCGGCCTTCTCCGGCATCGCGATGGCCGGAAGCAGCGTTTCGGTCGTCACCAATTCGCTCAGACTCAGGGCGGCAAAATTGTCATAA